In a genomic window of Chrysemys picta bellii isolate R12L10 chromosome 1, ASM1138683v2, whole genome shotgun sequence:
- the LOC122173071 gene encoding olfactory receptor 52R1-like yields the protein MQETLFCLRVEHLLPYSMSDSNTTAFKNPSTFILLGIPGLEAAHIWISIPFCTMYIIAILGNSTILFIVKREPSLHGPMYYFLCMLAVTDLVLTTSTLPKSLSIFWFNSREIDFSACLTQMYFIHCCLEMESGILLAMALDRYVAICHPLRHSTILTNPVVVKIGLAVMLRGCAVVLPFPILARQWPYCRTNIIPQPYCAHIAVVNLACTNTHISSYYGLFVVFCVMGLDVILIAGSYTQILRAIFSLPTKDARLKTFGTCSSHLFVILAFYIPGLFTSLMYRFSQNVPGHFHVLIANVYHSMPPALNPIIYGVRTKEIRDRLLQLFTHEGA from the coding sequence atgcaggagacactGTTCTGTCTCAGAGTTGaacaccttctcccctactctatgtcagattccaacacaactgCTTTCAagaacccctccaccttcatcctgctgggcattcctggcctggaggcggCCCacatctggatctccatccccttctgcaccatgtacatcatagccatcttggggaactccaccatcctgttcatcgtgaagagggagccgagcctgcatgggcccatgtactattttctctgcatgctggccgtcaCCGACCTGGTCCTGACTACATCTACCCTGCCCAAATCACTGAGTATCTTCTGGTTCAACtccagggagatcgatttcagtgcctgcctcacccagatgtacttcattcactgtTGCTTAGAGATGGAGTCTGGGATCCTCTTAGCCATGGCTTTggatcgctatgtggccatctgccatcccctgagacattccaccatcctgacaaacccAGTTGTGGTCAAGATCGGCCTGGCTGTGATGCTGCGCGGCTGCGCGGTTGTACTGCCCTTTCCCATCCTGGCGaggcagtggccatattgcagaaccaacatcatcccccagcCATACTGCGCGCATATAGCTGTGGTGAATCTGGCCTGCACCAACACCCATatcagtagttactatggcctCTTTGTGGTATTCTGTGTGATGGGTCTGGATGTGATTTTGATCGCCGGGTCctatacccagatcctcagggccatcttcagtctccccacaaaggacgcccggctcaagacttttgggacctgcagctcccacctcttTGTCATTTTAGCCTTTTATATACCAGGTCTCTTCACCTCCCTCATGTACCGGTTTAGCCAGAATGTGCCTGGGCATTTCCACGTTCTCATTGCCAACGTGTACCACTCGATGCCCCCCGCGCTAAATcccatcatctatggggtgaggaccaaagagatccgggacaggctgctTCAGCTCTTTACTCATGAAGGGGCCTAA